The following are encoded together in the Babylonia areolata isolate BAREFJ2019XMU chromosome 18, ASM4173473v1, whole genome shotgun sequence genome:
- the LOC143292607 gene encoding endoplasmic reticulum resident protein 44-like: protein MLPVKTKRCWFGLMSLLLINLVEYCHAGDAVALNNDNINSIIGRNDVVFVNFYADWCRFSQILAPVFDEASRKISEEFTQPGRVMFAKVDCDREVTIASQYRISKYPTLKLFRNGQMVKKEYRGQRSADALAAFIRDELKDPVVEHNTLDKLDELDTKKRQMLGYFESKDSDNYRNYVRVASMLRDDCNFNAAFGAVSASERIGGDSVGFRQPNTKGQDVMFMGPLNNFDQLFAWAFEKCVPLVREITFENAEELTEEGLPFLILFHKPEDTEVADLYRSEVAKQILSEKNSVNFLIADGSQFTHPLHHLGKSVSDLPVLAIDSFRHMYIFPHDVREGLRTPGLLKQFLNDLHSGKLHREFHHGPDPTPAALSPDGNAPGHIPKDQGVADGQGQKETQPPESTFRKLAPSRNRYTILRDEL from the exons ATGCTGCCTGTAAAAACGAAGAGATGCTGGTTTGGATTAATG tcattattattaatcaACCTGGTGGAGTATTGCCATGCTGGGGATGCAGTGGCACTCAATAATGACAACATCAACTCCATCATTG GGAGGAACGATGTGGTGTTTGTGAACTTCTATGCCGACTG GTGTCGCTTTAGTCAGATTCTGGCTCCAGTTTTTGATGAAGCCTCCAGGAAAATATCTGAAGAATTTACG CAACCTGGAAGAGTGATGTTTGCAAAGGTGGATTGTGACAGAGAAG TGACCATTGCATCACAGTATCGCATCTCTAAGTACCCAACTCTGAAGCTGTTCCGTAACGGACAGATGGTCAAGAAGGAGTACCGAGGCCAGCGGTCAGCAGACGCTTTGGCAGCCTTCATCCGTGATGAGCTCAAAGACCCTGTCGTGGAACACAACACTTTGGACAAACTGGATGAACTGGAT ACCAAGAAGCGTCAGATGTTGGGTTACTTTGAGAGCAAGGACTCTGACAACTATAGGAACTATGTGAGGGTGGCCAGCATGTTGCGAGATGACTGCAACTTCAATGCTGCCTTTGG ggCTGTGTCTGCCTCAGAGAGGATTGGAGGGGACAGTGTGGGCTTCAGACAACCCAAT ACAAAAGGACAAGATGTTATGTTCATGGGCCCCTTAAACAACTTTGATCAGCTCTTTGCCTGGGCCTTTGAGAAGTGTGTGCCCCTTGTACGAGAGATCACCTTTGAGAATGCTGAG GAACTAACTGAGGAGGGTCTGCCATTCCTGATCTTGTTCCACAAGCCTGAAGACACGGAGGTGGCAGACCTTTACCGCAGCGAGGTTGCTAAACAGATTTTATCTGAAAAAA ACAGTGTGAACTTTCTGATTGCCGACGGCTCCCAGTTCACCCACCCCCTGCACCACCTGGGGAAGAGTGTCTCTGACCTGCCAGTGCTGGCCATTGACAGCTTCCGTCACATGTACATTTTCCCCCATGATGTCAGAGAAGGCTTGAG AACTCCTGGACTCCTGAAACAGTTTCTGAATGACCTGCACTCCGGGAAACTGCACAGAGAGTTTCACCATGGACCGGATCCAACTCCTGCTGCTCTATCCCCC gatGGAAACGCTCCGGGTCACATCCCCAAGGACCAAGGTGTGGCGGATGGCCAGGGTCAGAAGGAGACGCAGccaccagagtccaccttccgGAAGCTGGCCCCATCACGCAACCGCTACACCATTCTACGCGATGAGCTCTAG